The following nucleotide sequence is from Streptomyces bathyalis.
CGTACATCCCGCCAGGACATTGGTGACGCGGCGAGGCAGCGATGTGCGCTGGTGGACCTGGGCCGGCTTCCGGGCAAACGCAACACTCGCGGCAACACTGCAGCCGATCGCCGATCCCGTTCAGCGGCCAACGGACTGCTTCGTACGACTACGGAGCGACCTGACGCCCGACGTCTGGCAGGCGAGCCACAAAGCAGCCGCCGACGGAGCGCCCACGGTGCTCCCGAACGTCGATCAACGGGCCGCCCATGGGTTGAAGTTCTCCGCTGCCCTTCCCATGCCACTCGCGGTGGCCTCAGTCGCCGCCCGCCTCGCGGACTTCGATGGTGCACGAGCGGCCCTGAAGGAGCCCGTTCGTTTTCACACCGATCCCTCTCACTGACCCGGCCTGCGTCTGGCCGAACTTCCTCCACGCAGCAGCCTCAGCACTGGCTGATGCCAAATCCCCCTGCCGACACCGTAAGTGGCGCGCATCACAGCCAGTCGTGTCATACGCGAGGGGCTGCTTGTGCGTATGCGGAGTATGCATCGCGGACACCCCGGACCGCCCAGCCGGTGGATCACTTCCCGGCAAGCGCTGAGCGCACCGGTCCTGCCCGGCCACGGCCCGTCAGGGAAAACCGGCCCTGGTCGGACGGGGGTGCCTGGCTGGGGGTTCGCCAGCCTCTCGTGCACGAGGCGTGATGGGGCAGGGCGCACCGCACGGCCACAGTGCGGCATCACTTCGATACATACGTCACGAGTCGTGAATACCGGTTTTCTGACACCTTGACATGTTTTGCGTGTACACGTCAGGGTCGCGGACATGCAGAGAAAACGAGCAGCAATCGCAGCAGCCGCCCTTGTCGCCGCGGGCAGCATGATCGCCCTGCCGGCAGTCGCTCAGGGCACCCCGTCGGCTTCAGCGGCCGAGGCGTCGGCAAAGGAGTCCGGCCACGGCATCAAGTGGTTCCAGGCCACGCACGGGCTGAAGGAGACGGGTTCGGTCAACAAGGCGACCGCGAAGGAACTGCAGCAGGCACCGGACAGCGAGCTGCGCAAGGTCTTCGCCTCCCCCGCGGACCTCGGCCCCAACGAACTCGCCAACGCCCGCACGGTGATCGGCGTCGGCAAGGGCGCGAACATCCCTGAACAGGGCCAGGTCATCGCCCTGATGACGGCGATGCAGGAGTCGAAGTTCGTCAACTACACGACGCCCGTCGACCACGACTCGCTGGGCATCTTCCAGCAGCGTCCCAGCACGGGCTGGGGAACGCCGGAGCAGATCACCGACGTCCCCACGTCTTCCAAGTCCTTCTACGGCGTGGCCCCGTTCGGCTCCAACCCCGGCCTGATCCAGATCGA
It contains:
- a CDS encoding peptidoglycan-binding protein, translated to MQRKRAAIAAAALVAAGSMIALPAVAQGTPSASAAEASAKESGHGIKWFQATHGLKETGSVNKATAKELQQAPDSELRKVFASPADLGPNELANARTVIGVGKGANIPEQGQVIALMTAMQESKFVNYTTPVDHDSLGIFQQRPSTGWGTPEQITDVPTSSKSFYGVAPFGSNPGLIQIDGWEGMPPGEVCQAVQRSAFPDRYAQWEQFARDLLAQEGPTVPPIP